In Rhodopirellula islandica, the following proteins share a genomic window:
- a CDS encoding bifunctional 3,4-dihydroxy-2-butanone-4-phosphate synthase/GTP cyclohydrolase II — translation MSSSIELNTIPEAVEAIARGEVIIVIDAEDRENEGDFICAGEKATPELINFILGGRGQLCVSVLPEVCKRLELSPVVPQNNAPLQTAFMTPIDIATAKTGITAAERSETIRLLTDPEATEEDFVRPGHVYPLLAKEGGVLRRAGHTEAAIDLSRMAGLAPVGVLCEVLNETGDRASRDDLAKLAKEHNLKIISIEHLIAHRRVSEKLVSRAATSELPTRYGDFEVIVYNVNYEAQEPIAIVFGDLTAPGTPPLVRMHSSCFTGDLIQSLRCDCGDQLHMALDMISREGRGALIYLPQEGRGIGLAQKIRAYALQDKGMDTVEANHALGFKADMRDYGVGLQILKDLGLSEVRLLTNNPKKTKAFNLRGFDLKVVDQVPIVPPSNEHNMRYLETKREKMGHQLPPLS, via the coding sequence ATGTCATCCTCGATTGAGTTGAACACGATTCCCGAAGCCGTCGAAGCCATTGCCCGAGGCGAAGTCATCATCGTGATTGACGCGGAAGACCGTGAAAACGAAGGCGATTTTATCTGCGCGGGCGAAAAAGCGACCCCAGAACTGATCAATTTCATTTTGGGTGGGCGTGGACAGTTGTGCGTTTCGGTGCTGCCCGAGGTGTGTAAACGACTGGAATTGTCACCGGTCGTCCCTCAAAACAACGCTCCGCTGCAAACCGCGTTCATGACGCCAATCGATATCGCCACTGCGAAAACAGGCATCACGGCCGCCGAGCGAAGTGAAACGATTCGACTCCTGACGGATCCCGAGGCCACGGAAGAAGACTTCGTGCGTCCCGGTCACGTGTACCCATTGCTGGCCAAAGAAGGCGGTGTGCTACGCCGGGCAGGACACACTGAAGCGGCAATCGACCTTTCTCGGATGGCGGGACTGGCCCCCGTCGGCGTGCTCTGCGAAGTGCTGAACGAAACCGGCGACCGTGCTTCGCGTGACGACTTGGCGAAACTGGCCAAGGAACACAATCTGAAAATCATCAGCATCGAACACCTGATCGCACACCGACGCGTGAGCGAAAAACTGGTCAGCCGCGCCGCCACTTCGGAACTGCCAACCCGGTACGGCGATTTCGAAGTCATCGTTTACAATGTCAACTACGAAGCCCAAGAACCCATTGCAATCGTGTTCGGGGACCTGACCGCGCCCGGCACGCCACCACTGGTTCGGATGCACAGCAGCTGCTTCACGGGGGATTTGATCCAATCCCTGCGTTGCGATTGTGGAGACCAACTTCACATGGCACTGGACATGATCAGTCGCGAAGGCCGAGGTGCATTGATCTACCTTCCACAGGAAGGTCGGGGCATCGGGTTGGCTCAGAAGATCCGGGCCTACGCTTTGCAAGACAAGGGCATGGACACGGTCGAAGCCAACCACGCGCTCGGATTCAAAGCGGACATGCGTGACTACGGCGTCGGACTTCAAATTCTAAAGGACCTTGGTTTGTCCGAGGTTCGTTTGTTGACCAACAACCCGAAGAAAACCAAAGCCTTCAACCTTCGTGGCTTTGACTTGAAGGTCGTCGACCAAGTCCCGATCGTTCCCCCCAGTAACGAGCACAACATGCGCTACTTGGAAACCAAACGCGAAAAGATGGGTCACCAGCTGCCGCCACTGTCGTGA
- a CDS encoding LamG-like jellyroll fold domain-containing protein, whose product MDDSDGLNAIRLEGTRSFFVAEQPWPELQKKLPEEAITIAAWVSLDELTQYGGIVSALQDNGDSEQGWVLGYNNQTFSFGLSSQEADDGNGKMTYLEGTTEVTLGKWYHVAGVYDGETMQLWVNGKLDAETGDQGGPILYPKKADLAVGAYLDRNETIPMSGRLAKVAVYDLAAKPAWIAHDFEHQEAWAELPPTAKKKAPLDFMVAPFLQYATTDSIRVVCETNAECEVSVRFGETADFDRESTVASDDKRIHSALLDGLTPETGHYYQVTATDLETQASVQSEVLSFQTASLPETPYAFAVISDTQGNPAVSGKVGELAWGLRPNFLVVPGDLVSTGTIKNEWVYQFFSSMNPLISRVPFYPVLGNHERNADHYYRYMDLPAPEYYYSFRYGNAAFFMLDSNKEMGPDSEQYQWLEKQLAALETEKADGKVVWTFVSFHHPAYSSDENDYGDLWKGKSKWGDLRIRPMTKLFDRFAVDIVWNGHIHSYERTWKMHNEKPQNDRGTIYMITGGGGGGLEQAGPIRPPFQQTVRRGHHFVYVAVNGKELQLKSYDLEGQLFDTVSVTKQTGVPKQE is encoded by the coding sequence TTGGACGACTCCGATGGACTCAACGCGATTCGCCTCGAGGGGACCCGTTCGTTTTTTGTTGCTGAACAACCTTGGCCTGAATTGCAGAAGAAGCTTCCTGAGGAAGCGATCACGATTGCGGCTTGGGTTTCGCTCGATGAGCTGACTCAATACGGCGGCATTGTCTCGGCCCTGCAGGACAATGGCGACTCGGAACAAGGATGGGTTCTGGGGTACAACAACCAAACGTTCTCGTTCGGACTCTCCAGTCAGGAAGCAGACGATGGGAATGGGAAGATGACCTACCTGGAAGGAACCACCGAAGTGACACTCGGAAAGTGGTACCACGTCGCGGGTGTCTACGATGGCGAAACCATGCAACTCTGGGTCAACGGAAAACTGGATGCGGAAACAGGCGATCAAGGTGGTCCGATCTTGTATCCGAAAAAAGCCGACCTGGCGGTGGGTGCCTACCTCGATCGAAACGAGACCATTCCCATGAGCGGTCGTCTGGCGAAGGTCGCTGTCTACGACCTGGCCGCAAAACCGGCTTGGATCGCTCATGACTTCGAACACCAAGAGGCATGGGCAGAGCTTCCGCCCACCGCGAAAAAGAAGGCCCCCTTGGACTTCATGGTCGCCCCGTTTTTGCAGTACGCCACCACCGACAGCATCCGCGTGGTTTGTGAAACCAATGCGGAGTGCGAAGTCTCCGTGCGTTTCGGAGAAACCGCCGACTTCGACCGCGAAAGCACTGTCGCCTCCGACGACAAAAGAATTCATTCGGCACTGCTGGATGGACTGACTCCTGAGACCGGACACTACTATCAAGTCACCGCAACCGATCTGGAAACCCAAGCTTCCGTGCAAAGCGAAGTGCTCTCGTTCCAGACCGCTTCCCTGCCGGAAACCCCGTACGCATTTGCAGTCATCTCGGACACGCAGGGCAATCCAGCCGTCAGCGGAAAAGTCGGCGAATTGGCCTGGGGCCTGCGTCCAAATTTCTTGGTCGTCCCCGGTGACCTTGTCAGCACCGGCACGATCAAGAACGAATGGGTTTATCAGTTCTTCTCAAGCATGAATCCACTGATCTCTCGAGTCCCGTTCTATCCGGTCCTGGGGAACCACGAGCGAAATGCAGATCACTACTATCGGTACATGGACCTGCCCGCACCTGAATACTACTACTCGTTTCGATACGGGAACGCGGCGTTCTTCATGCTCGATTCCAACAAGGAAATGGGCCCCGACAGCGAACAGTACCAGTGGCTCGAAAAGCAACTCGCGGCCTTGGAAACTGAAAAAGCAGACGGCAAAGTCGTGTGGACCTTTGTCAGCTTTCACCATCCCGCGTATTCATCGGATGAAAATGATTACGGAGACCTCTGGAAAGGCAAAAGCAAATGGGGTGATTTGAGAATCCGCCCGATGACCAAATTGTTCGACCGCTTCGCTGTGGACATTGTCTGGAATGGACACATCCACTCCTACGAACGCACCTGGAAAATGCACAACGAAAAACCACAGAACGACCGAGGCACGATCTACATGATCACGGGCGGCGGCGGTGGCGGACTGGAACAAGCCGGTCCCATCCGACCTCCGTTTCAACAAACGGTTCGTCGCGGACACCACTTTGTCTACGTCGCGGTCAATGGCAAAGAACTGCAACTCAAATCGTACGACTTGGAGGGGCAACTCTTCGACACCGTTTCGGTGACGAAGCAAACCGGCGTGCCCAAGCAAGAGTGA
- a CDS encoding alpha/beta hydrolase fold domain-containing protein, translating to MGAVAVAATDQGTPVEVQQFLDLRYSDADGSAGLFDLHLPISDQHRVSTNDAGEVFVEGAPRPAILMIHGGGWAIGDKWTLRAYCDRLAQLGFVVLNMNYRLAPQHQFPRQVDDVRQALLQLVEHSDAWKIDLNRVGMFGYSAGGHLSALIGVLSNEDRPTQMLASEWGSDDPRWEQLPPIAAVCAGGPPCDFRIVPDDNAGLSYFLGGTPREVPNNYLGASPTAHVSPGDPPMQLIHGEKDLLVPLENSEKFAAALMDAGVAVSLTVIENQGHMMTLFHPTTKQQIKDFFVKQLLQP from the coding sequence GTGGGCGCAGTTGCCGTTGCGGCGACCGATCAGGGGACCCCCGTGGAGGTGCAGCAGTTTCTTGATCTCCGCTACAGCGATGCCGATGGAAGCGCGGGGCTGTTTGATTTGCACCTGCCGATTTCGGATCAGCACCGCGTTTCGACGAACGACGCCGGCGAAGTGTTTGTCGAAGGGGCACCTCGTCCAGCCATTTTGATGATCCACGGTGGTGGTTGGGCGATCGGCGACAAATGGACCTTGCGTGCGTATTGCGATCGATTGGCCCAGTTGGGATTTGTCGTCCTGAACATGAATTACCGCTTGGCACCGCAGCACCAATTTCCGCGGCAAGTCGATGACGTGCGACAAGCCCTGCTGCAATTGGTCGAGCATTCGGACGCTTGGAAAATTGATCTGAATCGTGTCGGGATGTTTGGCTACTCGGCGGGAGGTCACCTGTCGGCACTGATTGGAGTGCTGAGCAATGAAGATCGGCCGACTCAAATGCTGGCCAGCGAGTGGGGATCCGACGACCCACGTTGGGAACAGTTGCCGCCGATCGCGGCGGTGTGTGCGGGCGGTCCACCGTGCGATTTCCGAATCGTCCCCGACGACAACGCGGGGCTGAGTTACTTCTTGGGCGGAACGCCGCGTGAAGTGCCTAACAATTATCTGGGAGCCTCACCGACCGCCCATGTCTCCCCCGGCGATCCACCGATGCAGTTGATTCATGGTGAAAAGGATTTGTTGGTTCCGCTGGAAAACAGCGAGAAATTCGCAGCTGCTTTGATGGACGCCGGCGTGGCCGTTTCCTTGACGGTGATCGAAAACCAAGGCCACATGATGACGCTGTTTCATCCCACCACGAAGCAGCAGATCAAGGACTTCTTTGTCAAGCAGTTGCTGCAACCGTAG
- a CDS encoding DUF1559 domain-containing protein, which translates to MKRRNLRHRSGFTLVELLVVIAIIGILVGLLLPAVQSAREAARRMQCSNNLKQLGLATHNFASAYDEDLPMLGEAQEGGHWSAFIMPYCEQTSLFEALTFGSTNWAAGTALSGADISSANPRDRQVAACEMQISVMRCPSSVAPSAIFDASVYSPPWFVAARAPANYLAVVTGIQPNDWKPSWGWGRANQPTWGDSQTTKHHSELDGMIQTRSPERARIAQGGMGGGTKFRDVIDGLSNTLMFGEAIPDPELASIASTAEEANSGRKDHWAIGGDDFDNWEGTDWSEMGGSTAVPINYAKPIDIPTADDSPEWGAYEVSFGSQHTGGAQFCVGDGSVRFITESIDMTIFSALGTRDGGEVVEQP; encoded by the coding sequence ATGAAACGACGCAACCTTCGCCACCGATCCGGCTTCACCCTTGTCGAATTGTTGGTGGTCATTGCCATCATCGGCATTCTTGTCGGATTGCTCCTCCCTGCCGTCCAATCCGCACGCGAAGCCGCACGACGAATGCAGTGCAGCAACAATCTCAAACAACTTGGCTTGGCGACGCATAACTTTGCTTCCGCTTACGACGAAGATCTGCCAATGCTTGGTGAAGCTCAGGAAGGTGGCCATTGGAGTGCATTCATCATGCCCTACTGTGAACAGACCAGCCTCTTTGAAGCACTCACGTTTGGTTCCACCAACTGGGCAGCGGGCACCGCACTCAGTGGCGCCGACATTTCATCGGCCAACCCACGAGATCGCCAAGTGGCCGCTTGCGAAATGCAGATCAGCGTCATGCGATGCCCTTCCTCAGTCGCCCCTTCAGCCATCTTTGACGCCTCGGTCTATTCGCCTCCATGGTTTGTCGCCGCCCGTGCACCCGCCAACTACCTCGCCGTCGTCACCGGCATTCAGCCAAATGACTGGAAGCCTTCCTGGGGATGGGGCCGCGCCAACCAACCGACTTGGGGCGACAGCCAAACGACAAAGCACCACTCCGAGTTGGACGGCATGATTCAAACTCGTTCTCCCGAGCGAGCTCGTATCGCACAAGGCGGAATGGGAGGCGGCACCAAATTTCGAGACGTGATCGACGGACTCTCCAACACCCTGATGTTTGGCGAAGCCATCCCCGACCCCGAGTTGGCCTCGATCGCATCGACTGCCGAAGAAGCCAACTCTGGCCGAAAAGATCACTGGGCGATTGGCGGCGACGACTTCGACAACTGGGAAGGTACCGACTGGTCCGAAATGGGCGGGTCGACCGCTGTCCCAATCAACTATGCCAAACCAATTGACATCCCCACGGCGGATGACTCACCTGAATGGGGCGCGTACGAAGTCAGTTTCGGCAGCCAGCACACCGGTGGTGCTCAGTTCTGTGTGGGCGACGGATCGGTTCGGTTCATCACGGAATCGATCGACATGACGATCTTTTCCGCCTTGGGGACCCGAGATGGTGGGGAAGTGGTGGAACAGCCATAA